In Phaseolus vulgaris cultivar G19833 chromosome 10, P. vulgaris v2.0, whole genome shotgun sequence, a single genomic region encodes these proteins:
- the LOC137818428 gene encoding auxin-responsive protein SAUR32-like — translation MGMGEKSPRSFQLHHRDGKKQEFRGVPKGCMAIKVGQGEEQQRFVVPVMYINHPLFMQLLKEAEEEYGFDQKGTITIPCHVEEFRNVRGLIDRDKSLHHHHHVGCFGF, via the coding sequence ATGGGTATGGGGGAGAAGAGTCCCAGGAGTTTTCAATTGCACCATCGTGATGGGAAGAAGCAGGAGTTCAGAGGGGTACCAAAAGGGTGCATGGCGATCAAAGTTGGTCAAGGAGAAGAGCAACAAAGGTTCGTGGTGCCTGTCATGTACATCAACCACCCTCTCTTCATGCAGCTTCTCAAGGAGGCAGAGGAAGAATACGGTTTCGACCAGAAGGGAACCATAACCATCCCTTGCCATGTTGAGGAATTCAGAAACGTTCGGGGCTTGATTGACAGGGACAAGTCCcttcaccaccaccaccatgtTGGTTGCTTTGGCTTCTGA